The genomic segment CCTCCTCGACGAGAACTTCCCCCTCCAGCTCTACCGGCGCCTCGGCGATGCCGGCCACGAGGCCGAGCACATCATCGCCCTCGGCCTGCGGGGCCTCTCCGACGACGCCATCCGCCGACGGCTGGCCACCGAGGCCGACCTGTTGTTCCTCACCCAGGACACCGAGTTCGCAGACCTGGTGCCCGACATCGTGGCCACCGTCATGATCTCCCGGGTCCCCCAGGCCATCCCCATCACCCGACGAGTCGAGCTGTGGGAGCAGGCCATCGACGGCTTCCTTCTGCACCCCATCCCGGGAAGGCTCTTCGAGGTGCTCGGCGACGGACGGGTGGTGGCCTGGGACTTCCGGCCGTGACCGTCACCGTCGAAGCCGCCGTCGCCGTCGGCTGGCTCCCCGGGTGTCGCCGGGATCGGGACCCCCGCCTTGGCGACGACATTGACCGGTCCGGGCCCATCGAGGCCGGCGACAGCCTCTGCGCAGTGCCGATCATCAGGCTCTGCGCCGGTCGAGCCGACGGAGACGCCGGAGGGTCCCGAGCTTCAGCGTCCGGTCGCCGGTAAGGACCACGTTCCCGTCAGGCCGCGGCGGCCATGGAGGGCTTGGTCGACGCCGGATGGACCGTCGAACCGGCCAAGGGCAAGAGCCACGCCGCATCCATCGCCAAGTGCCCGCATGGGTGTTCCACAAGTCGATCAACAGAAAGCCGAAGAACCCCGACCGGCGCCGCAACGGCGATGGAGCGCTGGCCCGGCACGTGCGCGAAGGGAACGAACTGGTGGCGGAGTGGACCTTCACCTTGATCGTCGACCGGCCCGTGGGTGACCGCGACGACGAGATCTTCGTTGCGCTCGACGGCTATGCGTTCGCGGTCGGCGAGGAGCACGGCGCCTGGGTCGTCGAGTGTGCGGGGGAGTACCCGCGCTACCGCGACCTGCTGCTCGGCTGCATCGCGACCCTGTCGTTGGACCTCGACATCGAGACCCTCGCTGTCCAGGACGAGGGTGACGAGGTCACCATCCAAGAGATCGCTGACCGGATCGGC from the Egibacteraceae bacterium genome contains:
- a CDS encoding DUF5615 family PIN-like protein; translated protein: LLDENFPLQLYRRLGDAGHEAEHIIALGLRGLSDDAIRRRLATEADLLFLTQDTEFADLVPDIVATVMISRVPQAIPITRRVELWEQAIDGFLLHPIPGRLFEVLGDGRVVAWDFRP